A region from the Halosolutus gelatinilyticus genome encodes:
- a CDS encoding hydrogenase iron-sulfur subunit, translating to MKVGSFVCSCADTCDIDLEGAREGIDDVDVAASSSLLCQDGLPAMEQVIEEFDLDQLIVTCPESGAQRKLRRVAEQQGLRPDAVSFVDQRERAGWVHDEAGATAKTARMVNARYAGLEAESIGRSISREAGDEVAVVADPETAAALADDADVTLIADGEEYVDAAANLDDVTIERGRVVDVEGRYGDFTVRLASRVTEDCISCMKCVHEGPDGQVTRYPVDIDPEAPDGGWTDVCPTDAIELNGTRRSLEFDQIVYPAADRRTRGGRIGFYTAPIDASTISAVRKHLGGIEKPDHLDLEMDVCAAGDSSQMGCNECVEACPHDAVERSRIDEVEFDKAACQNCGACTSSCPTGATMLREPSNERLAREVEALLVPADGEGGWLLDRSGSDLDPAIVAFVCSERADDALAEYGRLSAAGKAEVEYPPILPVRVNCTDTVGEAHAMHALACGADGVAIVGCGGDCLHSGPDPKADLVDRLNRATANLGLGERVGFFAPDPADHEAFVEEITTFAGDLPESPIPAGGHEATGGIDSAEPRSANSRTASGDADRDNPPFDSHGWTLESVRAILDHVDPDREVIRGLKDFGRMEVGDGCTFTPTCSNLCPTDAIRRNEETATLEFNHERCVNCGLCEEGCVEDVITMRDGLDLSLLPENRDGKDSVWTEVFEGSMLECRHCGTPFTSEQSAQKIQEEVGEVVAGIAPSASGSIFEYCNDCRAQLLYDRGGSR from the coding sequence ATGAAGGTCGGGAGTTTCGTGTGTTCGTGCGCCGACACGTGCGACATCGACCTGGAGGGGGCCAGGGAGGGGATCGACGACGTCGACGTCGCGGCGAGTTCGAGTCTGCTCTGTCAGGACGGCCTCCCCGCGATGGAACAGGTGATCGAGGAGTTCGACCTCGATCAGTTGATCGTCACCTGCCCGGAGAGCGGAGCACAGCGGAAGCTCAGACGAGTCGCCGAACAACAGGGGCTGCGTCCGGACGCGGTCTCGTTCGTCGATCAGCGCGAGCGCGCCGGCTGGGTCCACGACGAGGCCGGCGCCACGGCCAAGACGGCTCGAATGGTCAACGCTCGGTACGCGGGACTGGAGGCCGAATCGATCGGGAGATCGATCTCTCGGGAGGCCGGCGACGAGGTCGCGGTCGTGGCCGATCCCGAGACCGCCGCGGCGCTGGCCGACGACGCCGACGTCACCCTGATCGCAGATGGGGAAGAGTACGTCGACGCGGCCGCCAACCTCGACGACGTGACGATCGAACGCGGACGGGTCGTCGACGTGGAGGGGCGCTACGGCGACTTTACCGTCCGCCTGGCGTCCCGCGTCACCGAGGACTGCATCTCCTGTATGAAGTGCGTCCACGAGGGTCCGGACGGACAGGTCACACGCTACCCCGTCGACATCGATCCCGAGGCGCCCGACGGTGGGTGGACCGACGTCTGTCCCACTGACGCGATCGAGCTGAACGGCACCCGGCGCAGCCTCGAGTTCGACCAGATCGTCTACCCGGCCGCCGATCGCCGGACCCGCGGCGGCCGGATCGGGTTCTACACCGCGCCGATCGACGCGTCGACGATCTCGGCCGTCAGGAAGCACCTCGGCGGGATCGAGAAGCCCGACCACCTCGACCTCGAGATGGACGTCTGCGCGGCCGGCGACTCCAGCCAGATGGGCTGTAACGAGTGCGTCGAGGCCTGTCCCCACGACGCGGTGGAACGATCGCGGATCGACGAGGTCGAGTTCGACAAAGCGGCCTGCCAGAACTGCGGGGCCTGTACGAGTTCCTGCCCGACGGGCGCGACGATGCTCCGCGAACCGTCGAACGAGCGCCTCGCCCGCGAGGTCGAGGCGCTCCTGGTGCCGGCCGACGGGGAGGGCGGCTGGCTCCTCGATCGATCGGGGTCCGACCTCGATCCGGCGATCGTGGCCTTCGTCTGCTCCGAGCGGGCCGACGACGCGCTCGCCGAGTACGGCCGGCTTTCGGCCGCGGGCAAGGCCGAGGTCGAGTACCCGCCGATCCTCCCGGTGCGCGTGAACTGCACCGACACCGTCGGCGAGGCCCACGCGATGCACGCGCTCGCCTGCGGCGCCGACGGCGTCGCGATCGTCGGCTGCGGCGGCGACTGCCTGCACTCCGGGCCGGACCCGAAGGCGGACCTCGTCGATCGGCTCAACCGCGCGACCGCGAACCTTGGCCTCGGCGAACGCGTCGGCTTCTTCGCGCCCGATCCGGCCGACCACGAGGCGTTCGTCGAAGAGATCACGACCTTCGCCGGCGATCTCCCCGAATCGCCGATTCCCGCCGGCGGACACGAGGCGACGGGCGGGATCGACAGCGCGGAACCACGTTCCGCGAACAGCCGGACTGCGTCCGGCGACGCCGATCGGGACAATCCGCCGTTCGACAGTCACGGCTGGACCTTGGAGAGCGTGCGGGCGATCCTCGACCACGTCGACCCCGATCGGGAGGTGATCCGCGGCCTGAAGGACTTCGGCCGGATGGAGGTCGGCGACGGCTGTACGTTCACGCCGACGTGCTCGAACCTCTGTCCGACCGACGCGATCCGTCGAAACGAGGAGACCGCGACGCTGGAGTTCAACCACGAGCGCTGCGTCAACTGCGGCCTCTGCGAGGAGGGCTGCGTCGAGGACGTCATCACGATGCGCGACGGCCTCGACCTGTCCCTGCTCCCGGAGAACCGCGACGGCAAAGATTCCGTCTGGACCGAGGTGTTCGAGGGCTCGATGCTCGAGTGCCGACACTGCGGCACGCCGTTTACGAGCGAGCAATCGGCGCAGAAGATTCAGGAGGAAGTCGGCGAGGTCGTGGCCGGTATCGCGCCGAGCGCGTCCGGGAGCATCTTCGAGTACTGTAACGACTGTCGCGCGCAACTGCTGTACGACAGGGGTGGGAGTCGATGA
- a CDS encoding TorD/DmsD family molecular chaperone codes for MSVDQEALYDARLELVNFLIDALADVPTAEFVEALLDGAVRFPDESVDDRLDRGFERLAAFIEENEDRDPAAVQDELEREFTRLFVGPRPRIMAHETYYREDTDFRGSGLARIEASYGAAGWSPPEAYPEENDYVAVELAFLRYLIERQRDGYEETFGYQRVFHEEHLSEWIDEFAADVRETADVRFYEGVADVLEGVVAFEEEIAMQMA; via the coding sequence ATGAGCGTCGACCAGGAGGCGCTGTACGACGCCCGGCTCGAACTGGTGAACTTCCTGATCGACGCGCTCGCGGACGTGCCGACGGCGGAGTTCGTCGAGGCCCTGCTCGACGGCGCGGTCAGGTTCCCCGACGAGAGCGTCGACGATCGCCTCGATCGGGGCTTCGAGCGGCTCGCGGCGTTCATCGAGGAGAACGAGGACCGCGACCCGGCCGCCGTGCAGGACGAACTCGAGCGGGAGTTTACACGGCTGTTCGTCGGGCCGCGCCCGCGGATCATGGCCCACGAAACCTACTATCGGGAGGACACCGACTTCCGGGGCTCTGGGCTGGCTCGGATCGAGGCCAGCTACGGGGCCGCCGGCTGGTCCCCGCCGGAGGCGTATCCCGAGGAGAACGATTACGTCGCGGTCGAACTCGCCTTCCTCCGCTATCTGATCGAGCGTCAGCGCGACGGCTACGAGGAGACGTTCGGCTACCAGCGGGTCTTCCACGAGGAGCACCTCTCCGAGTGGATCGACGAGTTCGCCGCGGACGTCCGCGAGACCGCCGACGTCCGGTTCTACGAGGGCGTCGCCGACGTGCTGGAGGGGGTCGTCGCCTTCGAGGAAGAGATCGCGATGCAGATGGCCTGA